Proteins encoded in a region of the Streptomyces sp. NBC_01298 genome:
- a CDS encoding oxidoreductase, which yields MSHWTLDSIPDQAGRTALITGGNSGIGLGTARTLAARGARIVLAGRSRTNLDEAVRQVLAVAPKAETDTLVVDLSDLASIRDAASRIAETETIDLLFNNAGVMNLPTRQSTRDGFEMTFGTNHLGHFAFDAQLWPALLRSPAPRVVTVSAIAARWPMGRLDDLMSEKRYRGMGAYAKSKRANIVYTLELARRTAGTPLKALVVHPGAAMTNLQQHGAGPLARVFTPIAERLLMGSAEGAAWPSLYAATASDVASGQFIGPSGRDQTSGTPKPAKLPRGADAPEQGARLWADSERLTGVTFQP from the coding sequence ATGAGTCACTGGACCCTGGATTCGATCCCTGACCAGGCAGGACGTACGGCGCTGATCACGGGCGGCAACAGCGGCATCGGTCTTGGGACCGCACGCACCCTCGCGGCACGCGGCGCGCGGATCGTCCTCGCCGGCCGCAGCCGGACCAACCTCGACGAAGCGGTGCGCCAGGTGCTCGCCGTAGCGCCGAAGGCCGAGACCGACACGCTGGTGGTCGACCTGTCGGACCTCGCCTCGATCCGGGACGCGGCCTCCCGCATCGCCGAGACCGAGACGATCGACCTGCTGTTCAACAACGCCGGGGTGATGAACCTCCCCACCCGTCAGAGCACGCGCGACGGGTTCGAGATGACCTTCGGCACCAATCACCTCGGCCACTTCGCCTTCGACGCACAGCTGTGGCCGGCCCTTCTCCGTTCCCCGGCCCCTCGCGTGGTCACGGTCAGCGCGATCGCCGCGCGCTGGCCGATGGGCCGGCTCGACGACCTGATGAGCGAGAAGCGCTACCGGGGCATGGGCGCCTACGCCAAGTCCAAGCGCGCCAACATCGTCTACACCCTCGAGCTCGCCCGGCGCACCGCCGGTACTCCCCTCAAGGCCCTGGTGGTCCACCCGGGGGCCGCGATGACCAACCTCCAGCAGCACGGCGCCGGGCCCCTGGCCAGGGTGTTCACCCCGATCGCCGAGCGCCTGCTGATGGGCTCCGCCGAGGGCGCCGCGTGGCCCTCGCTGTACGCGGCCACCGCCTCCGACGTCGCGAGCGGGCAGTTCATAGGCCCGTCGGGACGCGACCAGACCTCCGGCACGCCGAAGCCCGCCAAACTTCCCCGCGGCGCTGACGCCCCGGAGCAGGGTGCACGCCTGTGGGCGGACAGCGAACGACTGACCGGAGTCACCTTCCAGCCCTGA
- a CDS encoding alpha/beta hydrolase codes for MTTSSDGFVPNPDAAELAAVNRQIAASMRYPDVTSAEGLGAVRGMAYSLARDPKHSVSERTIPGPGGDLTLRIIRPEGPVQAVMIDVHGGGWCIGTPREDDWINDHYAEHARIATVGIDYRLAPEHPVPAPVDDCVAGALWVARNSAAEFGTDRLLLHGASAGGHLAAVTLLRLRDEHPEVAGRIAAVSLLYGAYDISGTPSQRLADDTTLVLPDHWLRGFVANAFPGLDGEQRRDPSLSPLFAKLDGLPPALFTVGSLDPLLDDSLFMAARWQAAGNHADLDVWPDGAHGFNTMAPKTGQAVAERIASWFTTRLSA; via the coding sequence ATGACCACCAGCTCCGACGGATTCGTTCCGAACCCGGACGCGGCCGAACTCGCCGCCGTCAACCGGCAGATCGCCGCGTCCATGCGGTACCCCGACGTCACCAGCGCCGAAGGCCTGGGAGCGGTCCGCGGCATGGCCTACTCGCTCGCCCGCGACCCGAAGCACTCGGTGAGCGAGCGGACCATCCCCGGACCGGGCGGGGACCTCACCCTGCGGATCATCCGGCCCGAGGGCCCGGTGCAGGCCGTGATGATCGACGTCCACGGCGGCGGCTGGTGCATCGGCACGCCACGGGAAGACGACTGGATCAACGACCACTACGCCGAGCACGCGCGGATCGCGACCGTCGGCATCGACTACCGGCTCGCGCCCGAGCATCCCGTACCCGCCCCGGTCGACGACTGCGTGGCAGGTGCCCTGTGGGTCGCCCGGAACTCCGCCGCCGAGTTCGGCACCGACCGGCTCCTGCTGCACGGCGCCTCGGCCGGCGGACACCTGGCGGCCGTGACCCTGCTCCGGCTGCGCGACGAGCACCCGGAGGTGGCCGGGCGCATCGCCGCGGTCAGCCTCCTCTACGGCGCCTACGACATCAGCGGCACGCCCAGCCAACGTCTCGCCGACGACACCACCCTCGTCCTGCCCGACCACTGGCTGCGCGGCTTCGTCGCCAACGCCTTCCCCGGCCTCGACGGCGAACAGCGACGCGACCCGTCCCTCTCCCCGCTCTTCGCCAAGCTGGACGGCCTGCCGCCCGCCCTCTTCACCGTGGGCTCGCTCGATCCGCTCCTGGACGACAGCCTGTTCATGGCCGCCCGCTGGCAGGCCGCCGGCAACCACGCCGACCTCGACGTCTGGCCCGACGGCGCCCACGGCTTCAACACCATGGCGCCCAAGACCGGCCAGGCCGTCGCCGAGCGCATCGCGTCCTGGTTCACCACCCGCCTCTCCGCCTGA
- a CDS encoding ester cyclase, with protein sequence MSTSKQDSIGLVQGFFDEVVNGGDLSALERYWTEDMVWRGGSLGEYHGLADYKKFAEANAGGAFTGMHLEPQRFLVDGDTVVALFTNSGTHTGPFMGMPATDKAAKWNGVGIYRIHEGKIAEGTFVEDILAMLLQLGITSLPTSS encoded by the coding sequence ATGAGCACGAGCAAGCAGGACAGCATCGGCCTCGTCCAGGGCTTCTTCGACGAGGTCGTCAACGGAGGCGACCTGTCCGCCCTGGAGCGGTACTGGACCGAGGACATGGTTTGGCGCGGCGGCAGCCTCGGCGAATACCACGGCCTGGCCGACTACAAGAAGTTCGCCGAGGCCAACGCCGGCGGAGCGTTCACCGGCATGCACCTGGAGCCCCAGCGGTTCCTGGTGGACGGGGACACCGTCGTCGCGCTGTTCACCAACAGCGGCACCCACACGGGCCCGTTCATGGGCATGCCCGCCACGGACAAGGCAGCGAAGTGGAACGGAGTGGGGATCTACCGCATCCACGAAGGCAAGATCGCGGAGGGAACCTTCGTCGAGGACATCCTCGCCATGCTCCTCCAACTCGGCATCACCAGCCTCCCCACCTCTTCCTGA
- a CDS encoding Fic family protein has protein sequence MILELAPRSLTWEDVDPARHTFDGATVARTVRSLGPAHCVPVRPDVPYGSPAMNSWSDGQAEPWAAAMSYALVQQYGRWSVGWRWAHDEGDFDGGPVGSWCCPHHSVTTQEATLARVEAALCEWRDWLEYLAGWFEAYPLDLTGIDDQRILWERAARNVILQVVDRTGCGSGWYGHCRQVLTWFLHRWGVAPGKAQILVDEAIGGRFRSWTGPDTVVVDDIAEQLALSVRPAESPTRTDAPPQDHLQRWLAARESVPWHEVQDGGKDGPVVPLRDGVAKDIQAFDAAIDPARAQGLLSALEVVRADAARGARLDFALLSSWQQHVLGTPQPPLFRTSPAFAKGGRERYGIGPDTPARFATCLAESVSDVGRPLGLTARAARAYLDICFFHPFDDGNARSALLALVFVLAREGIALDGVSLLRRITFEADSPRDPLTLVRYINFHVADTRRSAAESTASA, from the coding sequence GTGATCCTCGAACTGGCTCCCCGCTCCCTGACCTGGGAAGACGTGGACCCCGCCCGTCACACCTTCGACGGCGCGACCGTTGCGCGTACGGTGCGCTCGCTCGGCCCGGCCCACTGTGTGCCCGTCCGCCCGGACGTCCCTTACGGAAGCCCTGCGATGAACAGCTGGAGTGACGGCCAGGCCGAGCCCTGGGCAGCCGCCATGTCGTACGCCCTCGTCCAGCAGTACGGACGCTGGAGCGTCGGCTGGCGCTGGGCGCACGACGAGGGGGATTTCGACGGCGGACCGGTAGGAAGCTGGTGCTGCCCGCACCACTCGGTCACGACGCAGGAAGCGACCTTGGCCCGCGTCGAAGCGGCCCTGTGTGAGTGGCGCGACTGGCTGGAGTATCTCGCCGGCTGGTTCGAGGCGTACCCCCTGGACCTGACCGGCATCGACGATCAGCGGATCTTGTGGGAGCGCGCGGCGAGGAACGTGATCCTGCAGGTCGTCGACCGTACCGGGTGCGGCAGCGGATGGTACGGCCACTGCCGCCAAGTGCTCACCTGGTTCCTCCATCGCTGGGGCGTCGCGCCGGGCAAGGCCCAGATCCTGGTCGACGAGGCGATCGGTGGACGGTTCCGCAGCTGGACCGGCCCCGACACGGTGGTGGTCGACGACATAGCGGAGCAGCTCGCGCTGTCAGTGCGGCCGGCCGAGAGCCCTACCCGCACGGACGCGCCGCCTCAAGACCACTTGCAGCGCTGGCTCGCGGCACGCGAATCGGTGCCGTGGCACGAGGTCCAGGACGGCGGTAAGGACGGACCGGTGGTGCCCCTTCGCGATGGCGTGGCAAAGGACATCCAGGCCTTCGACGCCGCCATCGACCCTGCCCGGGCCCAAGGCCTGCTCAGCGCCCTGGAAGTTGTCCGGGCCGACGCGGCACGCGGAGCCCGACTCGACTTCGCACTGCTCAGCAGCTGGCAGCAGCACGTCCTGGGCACCCCGCAGCCACCGCTGTTCCGCACCTCGCCCGCCTTCGCCAAGGGAGGCCGGGAGCGCTACGGCATCGGCCCGGACACACCTGCCCGCTTCGCCACGTGCCTGGCCGAGAGCGTGTCCGACGTGGGCCGACCGCTCGGGCTGACCGCCCGCGCCGCCCGCGCCTACCTCGACATCTGCTTCTTCCACCCCTTCGACGACGGCAACGCCCGCTCCGCGCTCCTCGCCCTCGTCTTCGTCCTCGCCCGCGAGGGCATCGCACTCGACGGAGTCAGCCTCCTGCGCCGCATCACCTTCGAGGCCGACAGCCCCCGGGACCCACTGACCCTCGTCCGTTACATCAACTTCCATGTCGCGGACACCCGGCGCTCCGCGGCCGAATCGACCGCCTCGGCGTAG
- a CDS encoding peptidase inhibitor family I36 protein, which yields MSYFMGGVMRKHMVRTLGVAGALCLTLTSAQVGSASTVDGLQREMDKVLASTAGGVQISRNEIAWGEGEAILSFPLPGERKAPPSSPAAQRLQAKVADLPAGTKENASALAEDDSSCPTEVFGNDWYCFYQYKDYGGRRLQWNGPHTKTVYFSAYTFNDMASSWSNKGGFTIRVNGRTRAGDDSSCSSLQWTELAHSRSPSVTLDNMADCFTAT from the coding sequence GTGTCCTATTTCATGGGGGGTGTGATGCGGAAGCATATGGTCCGCACGCTTGGGGTTGCGGGAGCTTTATGCCTGACTTTGACCTCGGCACAGGTGGGCTCGGCCAGCACCGTTGACGGGTTGCAGCGCGAAATGGACAAGGTCCTGGCGAGCACCGCGGGCGGAGTACAGATCAGCCGGAACGAGATCGCCTGGGGTGAGGGGGAGGCAATCCTATCCTTCCCGCTACCCGGGGAGCGCAAGGCTCCCCCGAGTAGCCCGGCGGCGCAGAGACTTCAAGCCAAGGTGGCCGACCTTCCGGCGGGCACGAAAGAGAACGCTTCAGCGCTGGCCGAGGACGATAGTAGTTGCCCCACGGAAGTATTCGGTAACGACTGGTACTGCTTCTACCAGTACAAGGATTACGGTGGTCGACGTCTACAGTGGAACGGCCCCCACACCAAGACCGTCTACTTTTCCGCCTACACATTCAACGATATGGCGTCATCCTGGTCCAATAAAGGCGGGTTTACCATTCGCGTGAATGGGCGGACTCGAGCAGGCGATGACTCATCATGCAGTAGCCTTCAGTGGACCGAACTCGCTCACAGCCGCAGCCCTTCTGTCACTCTCGACAACATGGCTGACTGCTTCACAGCGACCTAG
- a CDS encoding CU044_5270 family protein, with translation MDELFRSMDPSKNGGWQATEAEREFTLVTTMMSPHSNVPSEATVTVTAPRRRWGLGLSAVAAMTVCAFAAVNVLGSNAPQPALAVTPAALHYSTSGKSAKTVLEEVARSAEAGSRESVDGQDLYFKHEMWALSTRIDGVQVTSAIIPEVRETWRKPDGSAKWKAKTKAPVFENDAQRRVWEGSGSAGKTPETWSGTSDPADMSQLRNKPAPIDPAGMTRWLSVNYESFGPGQLFDSISERNLSSLFSPQQRAAVLRVLADTEGIAYRGEATDRAGRPGVSFSVDSDYGGLPVKHTLIFDARNGKLLAYEEELTTSAGSLNVSVPSVILYVNYLEARPQ, from the coding sequence TTGGATGAGCTCTTCCGCTCCATGGATCCGTCGAAAAATGGCGGCTGGCAGGCCACGGAGGCGGAGAGGGAGTTCACCTTGGTCACGACCATGATGTCACCTCACAGCAACGTGCCCAGCGAGGCAACGGTGACGGTGACTGCCCCTCGTCGGCGTTGGGGTCTGGGACTTTCGGCGGTAGCGGCCATGACGGTCTGCGCATTCGCAGCGGTCAATGTTTTGGGGTCCAACGCGCCGCAACCCGCCCTTGCCGTAACGCCCGCAGCATTGCACTACAGTACCTCAGGGAAGTCCGCCAAAACTGTCCTTGAGGAAGTCGCTCGGTCCGCGGAAGCCGGGAGTCGTGAATCGGTAGACGGACAGGATTTGTATTTCAAGCACGAAATGTGGGCCCTGTCCACGCGGATCGACGGGGTTCAAGTCACTTCCGCAATCATTCCCGAAGTGCGTGAGACGTGGCGGAAGCCCGACGGGTCGGCGAAATGGAAAGCGAAAACGAAGGCGCCGGTCTTTGAAAATGATGCGCAGCGAAGGGTCTGGGAGGGCTCAGGATCGGCGGGAAAGACTCCCGAGACCTGGTCTGGCACATCAGACCCCGCCGACATGTCTCAGCTCAGGAACAAACCGGCACCAATCGATCCGGCAGGCATGACCCGGTGGCTTTCCGTGAACTACGAGTCCTTCGGACCCGGCCAGCTCTTCGACTCCATCTCGGAGCGGAACCTCAGTAGCCTGTTCTCCCCGCAGCAACGTGCGGCCGTGCTGCGCGTCTTGGCCGATACGGAAGGTATTGCCTACCGCGGGGAAGCGACGGACCGAGCGGGGCGCCCGGGCGTATCCTTCTCCGTGGATTCGGACTACGGCGGGCTCCCCGTGAAGCACACGCTCATCTTCGACGCTCGCAACGGAAAGTTGCTGGCCTACGAGGAAGAGCTGACAACATCAGCAGGCAGTCTGAACGTCAGCGTCCCTTCGGTCATCCTCTACGTGAATTACCTGGAAGCCCGACCGCAATAG
- a CDS encoding RNA polymerase sigma factor, protein MSTTTDEEHFTAIYQRHYANIESYIRRRCEPAQVSDLVAEVFMAAWRRLGDIPPTSTLPWLYGVARNILANSYRAQERQTRLLAELAGQREEGVSDHAETVQNRLLMAAAFDRLSPDDQEVLRLSLWEDLSARDAAKIMGCSTAAYHVRLHRARKRLQKGTAVEQRTGVSSGATGYVPARTEGIRISE, encoded by the coding sequence GTGAGCACGACGACTGACGAAGAGCACTTCACCGCGATCTACCAGCGCCACTACGCGAACATCGAGAGCTACATCCGGCGTCGGTGCGAACCGGCCCAGGTCTCCGACCTGGTGGCCGAGGTATTCATGGCGGCTTGGCGGAGATTAGGCGATATCCCCCCGACATCGACCCTGCCCTGGCTGTACGGCGTCGCCAGGAACATCCTGGCTAACTCCTACCGCGCACAGGAGCGCCAAACGCGCCTCTTGGCCGAGCTGGCCGGGCAGCGCGAGGAGGGCGTATCGGACCATGCTGAAACTGTCCAGAACCGACTGCTGATGGCGGCGGCCTTCGACCGCCTGTCCCCGGACGATCAGGAAGTCTTGCGGCTTTCCCTCTGGGAAGATCTCTCCGCCCGCGATGCCGCCAAGATCATGGGATGCAGTACGGCCGCCTATCACGTCAGGTTGCACCGGGCGCGCAAGCGGCTCCAAAAGGGAACGGCAGTAGAGCAGCGGACAGGCGTTTCGTCAGGCGCTACGGGATACGTTCCGGCGAGGACTGAGGGGATCAGGATCAGTGAGTAA
- a CDS encoding ATP-binding protein — protein MLSPFMSPSPGCFDACPPSDEPPSPDGLSCSLTVPGEPYSAQIARSTVRSVLHAHHLDRVVPAAVQVVGELIAAAWYLDPGRSLYLALRHREGALRLTVYDGHAPHTHPRLAAHCEARRRAALRVMAAVVRDCGGAWGFGESREPGGGTRTWASLPVAGAAGYLAS, from the coding sequence ATGCTCAGCCCCTTCATGTCCCCCAGCCCCGGCTGCTTCGACGCCTGCCCGCCGTCGGACGAGCCGCCTTCGCCCGACGGGCTGTCGTGCAGCCTGACCGTGCCCGGGGAGCCGTACAGCGCCCAGATCGCGCGCAGCACCGTACGGTCCGTCCTGCACGCCCACCACCTCGACCGGGTCGTGCCCGCAGCCGTACAGGTGGTCGGGGAACTCATCGCCGCGGCCTGGTACTTGGACCCTGGCCGCAGCCTGTACCTCGCCCTCCGCCACCGCGAAGGCGCCCTCCGCCTCACGGTCTACGACGGGCACGCTCCCCACACCCACCCCCGCCTCGCCGCCCACTGCGAGGCCCGCCGCAGGGCCGCCCTACGGGTCATGGCAGCCGTGGTCCGGGACTGCGGCGGAGCCTGGGGCTTCGGCGAGTCCAGGGAACCCGGCGGCGGGACCCGGACCTGGGCAAGCCTCCCGGTCGCCGGCGCCGCGGGGTACCTCGCCTCCTGA
- a CDS encoding helix-turn-helix domain-containing protein, which translates to MTARTAPTERQKRLGYELRRMRTSAGMSAEFAASLLAVDRGAISAMESGTRAISTERLRTLAANCQVNDERYIAGLTDMALPAGPRWWDRYRGQVPQGFLDIAELEARSIRMRVAYPLHMPGLLQTSDHALAVFRMVIPALPEHEVALRLALRVERQNVLDGENAPAFVAVVHEAALRMRFGSADVLRAQLNHLIHRSEQDNVTLLVLPFEAGGFPGAGQTVLYAEGPTAQLDTVQIDNSHGPDFLHAETQLTKYRSHFELMERLALSPGASRDFIRAIASEL; encoded by the coding sequence ATGACCGCGAGGACAGCTCCCACCGAGCGCCAGAAGCGACTGGGTTACGAACTGCGCCGAATGCGCACGTCAGCAGGGATGTCAGCCGAGTTCGCGGCGAGCCTCTTGGCCGTGGACCGAGGTGCGATCTCCGCGATGGAGTCGGGCACACGCGCCATTTCGACCGAACGACTCCGCACCCTGGCGGCCAACTGCCAAGTGAATGACGAGCGGTACATCGCCGGGCTGACGGACATGGCCCTGCCCGCCGGCCCGCGCTGGTGGGACCGCTACAGGGGACAGGTACCGCAAGGCTTTCTGGACATCGCCGAGTTGGAGGCACGCAGCATCCGCATGCGGGTTGCGTATCCGCTCCACATGCCTGGGCTCCTCCAGACCTCGGACCACGCCCTAGCCGTGTTCCGCATGGTCATCCCCGCGCTACCCGAGCACGAGGTCGCATTGCGACTGGCACTGCGCGTGGAGCGCCAGAACGTCCTGGACGGCGAGAACGCCCCCGCGTTCGTGGCCGTGGTGCACGAGGCCGCCCTGCGGATGCGGTTCGGCAGCGCGGATGTCCTGCGGGCACAGCTGAACCACTTGATCCATCGGTCCGAACAGGACAATGTGACGTTGCTCGTCCTCCCGTTCGAGGCGGGCGGCTTTCCTGGAGCGGGACAAACGGTGCTCTACGCGGAGGGGCCGACGGCGCAACTCGACACCGTGCAGATCGACAACTCGCACGGGCCCGATTTCCTCCACGCCGAGACCCAACTCACGAAGTACCGAAGCCATTTCGAGCTGATGGAACGGCTGGCACTGTCTCCGGGAGCCTCCCGGGACTTCATCCGCGCCATCGCGAGCGAACTCTGA
- a CDS encoding DIP1984 family protein — translation MKLAEALAERKDTTRRVEQLRARVVSNARYQEGEPPAEDAAQLLADAAEALDTLELLIRRINRTNAAIDMGTDGTLTDALARRDVLRLRHSVVTAAADAAAGTGNRGHGRQLRSELVTLSALPVAELRGQADVLAREVRELDVRIQRTNWEADLLD, via the coding sequence GTGAAGCTTGCCGAGGCACTTGCGGAACGCAAGGACACCACACGACGTGTGGAACAGCTGCGCGCACGCGTGGTCAGCAATGCCCGGTACCAGGAGGGCGAGCCTCCCGCCGAGGACGCAGCGCAGCTCTTGGCGGACGCCGCCGAGGCGCTGGACACCTTGGAGCTCCTGATCCGGCGGATCAACCGCACCAACGCCGCCATCGACATGGGTACGGACGGCACGCTCACCGACGCCCTCGCCCGGCGGGACGTCCTGCGACTGCGTCACTCCGTGGTCACGGCCGCGGCGGACGCGGCAGCGGGCACGGGCAACCGGGGTCACGGCAGGCAGCTGCGTTCCGAGCTGGTGACACTCTCGGCGCTACCGGTCGCGGAGCTGCGCGGCCAGGCCGACGTACTGGCGCGGGAAGTCCGCGAACTCGACGTGCGCATCCAGCGCACGAACTGGGAGGCCGACCTGCTGGACTGA
- a CDS encoding OmpA family protein gives MTKRHRITAATAVAGLVIAGAHFIGATSAYADDVTPSVPPGTEPSASAPTPIRSDSPGLKLPQGGILAPPKVLDMVEVVEDIGGEERRQETNQTVMMALQSEVMFPEDSAIFNAQAAARIQAIGQEINTQKATTVRIFGFTDDQGSYEHGKELSKKRADAVQAELAKTVTNPSVTFDVRGYSEDYPIADNGTEEGRKKNRRVEITFPRSIKQ, from the coding sequence ATGACCAAACGCCATCGCATCACAGCTGCCACAGCCGTCGCCGGCCTCGTCATCGCCGGGGCCCACTTCATCGGCGCGACCAGTGCCTATGCGGACGATGTCACGCCGTCTGTACCCCCGGGTACGGAACCGTCGGCCTCGGCGCCCACGCCCATCAGGTCCGACTCCCCAGGTCTCAAGCTCCCGCAGGGCGGCATCCTCGCGCCGCCCAAGGTGCTCGACATGGTCGAGGTAGTCGAGGACATCGGCGGCGAGGAACGGCGCCAGGAGACGAACCAGACCGTCATGATGGCTCTGCAGTCCGAGGTGATGTTCCCCGAGGACAGTGCCATCTTCAACGCTCAGGCCGCCGCCCGTATCCAGGCCATCGGGCAAGAGATCAACACCCAGAAGGCCACCACCGTCCGGATCTTCGGTTTCACCGATGACCAGGGCAGCTACGAGCACGGCAAGGAACTCTCGAAGAAGCGCGCCGACGCGGTCCAGGCCGAGCTGGCGAAGACGGTGACGAACCCAAGCGTCACCTTCGACGTACGCGGCTACAGCGAGGACTACCCGATCGCCGACAACGGCACAGAAGAAGGCCGCAAGAAGAACCGCCGCGTGGAGATCACCTTTCCGCGCAGCATCAAGCAATGA
- a CDS encoding pilus assembly protein TadG-related protein, producing the protein MIAAGSRDRGQVLPFYVAMMACLLFAALAFVVVGMAGATRSDAQGAADAAALAAAQDVRDNALTGWNLLNLTPEEWEEIIRGRRFDTEGACGAARDFADTNGATAECDFDVPEFTVSVTTNGTVGDSVIPGTENVHARATATAVIEPRCSLKPATTPPPPEGGGVVDIQCRDGSVIIVNPSDPGSLNNLARKLFVVRLTD; encoded by the coding sequence ATGATCGCGGCGGGCTCTCGTGATCGGGGACAGGTTCTGCCTTTCTACGTAGCAATGATGGCCTGCCTGCTCTTCGCTGCGTTGGCCTTCGTCGTCGTCGGGATGGCGGGGGCCACGCGCAGCGATGCGCAGGGTGCGGCCGATGCGGCGGCACTCGCGGCTGCTCAGGACGTCCGGGACAACGCGCTCACGGGCTGGAATCTCCTCAACCTCACACCAGAAGAGTGGGAGGAGATCATCAGGGGGCGTCGCTTCGATACCGAGGGAGCCTGTGGCGCGGCGAGGGACTTCGCCGACACGAACGGCGCCACTGCGGAATGCGATTTCGATGTTCCGGAGTTCACCGTCTCGGTGACAACGAACGGCACGGTCGGTGATTCGGTCATCCCGGGAACCGAGAACGTGCATGCCCGCGCCACGGCAACGGCCGTGATCGAACCCCGGTGCTCCCTGAAACCAGCGACCACCCCGCCACCGCCCGAGGGTGGCGGGGTGGTCGACATTCAGTGCCGGGACGGGTCGGTGATCATCGTGAATCCGTCGGATCCCGGTTCCTTGAACAACCTGGCGAGGAAACTCTTCGTTGTGCGACTGACCGACTGA
- a CDS encoding response regulator transcription factor gives MAPLRVLIADDNPVVRAGLAALLATADIEVVAEASDGREALHLTRRHTPDVTLLDVRMPGVDGISALPHLVQLAPVLMLTYSQESEIVREALLLGAGGYLVHGEFTPDHLVAAVRDVGAGRAHFSPTAASAVLTELRASSHPQRTVGQSSERLPNHAVFGLSSREEEIMGLIASGMSNQQIAASCFISEKTVKNHINRIFAKLQTATRSEAIARWLGTARPGVAGHG, from the coding sequence ATGGCACCGCTGCGCGTCCTGATCGCCGACGACAACCCGGTCGTACGGGCCGGCCTGGCGGCCCTGCTGGCCACCGCGGACATCGAAGTGGTGGCCGAGGCGTCGGACGGCCGCGAGGCGCTGCACCTGACGCGGCGCCACACCCCTGACGTCACCCTGCTGGACGTCCGGATGCCGGGGGTGGACGGCATCTCGGCGCTACCGCACCTCGTGCAGCTCGCCCCGGTGCTGATGCTGACGTACAGCCAGGAGTCGGAGATCGTCCGCGAGGCGCTGCTGCTGGGTGCGGGCGGCTACTTGGTGCACGGCGAATTCACGCCGGATCACCTCGTGGCGGCCGTCCGGGATGTCGGTGCAGGGCGGGCCCACTTCAGCCCGACGGCGGCGAGCGCGGTGCTCACGGAACTCCGGGCCTCTTCGCATCCGCAACGAACTGTGGGACAGTCTTCGGAGCGTCTTCCCAACCATGCCGTGTTCGGGCTGAGTTCGCGTGAGGAGGAGATCATGGGTCTCATCGCTTCCGGCATGAGTAACCAACAGATCGCGGCCAGTTGCTTTATCAGCGAGAAGACGGTCAAGAACCACATCAACCGGATCTTCGCGAAGCTCCAGACCGCCACGAGGAGCGAGGCGATAGCCCGTTGGCTGGGAACCGCCCGTCCGGGGGTGGCTGGCCATGGGTAG